From Paenarthrobacter sp. A20:
GCTACGAAGAGCAGGAACACCACTCGGTTGGTTCCGGTTCGGTGTTCGCCCGGGGCGCCTTGAAGAAGCTGTGGAAGCCGAATCTCACTGAAGAATCCGCGGTGGCAGTGGCCGTTGAGGCGCTCTACGATGCCGCGGACGACGACTCCGCCACCGGTGGCCCCGACCCGGTCCGTCAACTGTGGCCTGTTGTCTATACCGTCAACCGCACCGGAAACCGCCGTGTTCCGGAACGCGACCTGGCCGCCATAGCCGGCGCCATCGTCGAATCACGGGCCATCGCCGGACGGGAGGCCTGAGATGACGCAGCAGTTCTACGTCTCTCCCGAACAGCTGATGAAGGACCGTGCTGACTTTGCACGGAAAGGCATCGCCCGCGGACGCTCCGTGGTGGTCATCAGTTGCGCCGACGGCATTGCCTTGATCGCGGAGAATCCGTCGCCCTCGCTGCACAAGATCGGCGAGATCTACGACAAAATCGCCTTCGCAGCAGTGGGCAAGTACAACGAGTTCGAAAGCCTCCGGCAAGCCGGTGTCCGTTACGCCGACGTCCGCGGATACTCCTACGATCGCGAGGACGTCACCGCCCGCGGTCTGGCCAGCGTGTATGCCCAGAGTCTTGGCGCGGTGTTCACTGCGGAACAGAAACCGTTCGAAGTGGAGCTGGCAGTCGCCGAAGTGGGCCTGGCACAGGAGCAGGACCACCTTTACCGGCTGACCTTCGATGGCTCGATTGCCGATGAGAACGGCTTTGTTGTCATGGGCGGTCTCGCTGACCAGATTTCCGACGTCGTCAGTGGGGATTGGGATCCCGAGCTCAGTTTGGCCGGGGCCATGCGTTTGGCACTGCGCGCCCTGGCTGCCGATAAGGAGGCTGACGCGCTGCCGGCTACCGCCGTCGAGGCTGCAGTCCTGTACCGCGCGTCCGAAAGCCACCGCGGTTCCCGTAGGGCGTTCCGGCGGCTGTTGCCTGAGGATATGACCCTGTTGCTCGCCGAGGAGGCTTGAGATGGATAAGAGAATATTTGGCATCGAAACGGAATTTGGAATCTCCTATTCCAGCCCGGATTCGCGTCCTCTGGCCCCTGAGGAAGTGGCCAGATACCTCTTTCGCAAGGTCGTCAGTTGGGGCCGGTCGTCCAATGTCTTCCTGACCAACGGCTCGCGGCTTTACCTGGATGTGGGTTCGCATCCGGAGTACGCCACGGCCGAATGTGACGACCTTGCACAGCTGATCGCCCATGACAGGGCCGGCGAACTCATCCTGGACGACCTCGTGGACGAGGCCCAGGCGCGGCTGGCGGCGGAGGGATTCAACGGCACGGTGTATCTCTTCAAGAACAACACCGACTCCGCCGGAAACTCCTACGGCAGCCACGAAAACTACCTCATTCCGCGGCGGGGGGAATTCTCCCGCTTGGCCGAGATCCTCATTCCCTTCCTGGTGACCCGCCAGTTGATCGCGGGAGCGGGGAAAGTGCTGAAGACGCCCCACGGCGCCACGTTTGCCTTCTCCCAGCGTGCCGATCACATCTGGGAGGGCGTGTCCTCGGCCACCACCAGGTCCCGCCCCATCATCAACACCCGCGATGAGCCACATGCGGACGCCGAGTTCTACCGTCGCCTCCACGTGATTGTGGGGGACTCCAACATGTCTGAAACTTCCGCGCTCCTAAAGGTGGGAACCGTGGACCTTATCCTCCGCATGATCGAGGCAGGCGTCATCATGCGGGATATGCGGATGGAAAACCCTATCCGCAGCATCCGTGAGATCTCGCATGACCTGACGGGCCGCGCACTGGTCAGGCTTGCCAACGGCAGGCAGCTCACCGCCCTGGATATCCAGCGCGAGTACCTGACCAAGGTCACTGAGTTCGTCGCCACGAACGGCGCACACAACGCCCATGTGCCGCTCATCCTGGATCTGTGGAAACGAACGCTCGATGCCATCGAAAGCGGCGATACGAGCACCATTGATACCGAAGTGGACTGGGCCATCAAGAAGAAGCTCATGGACGGCTACATGAACCGCCATGACCTTAGCCTTGACTCACCACGCATCGCCCAGCTCGACCTCACGTATCACGACATCTCGCGTCAACGTGGGATTTTCTTCCTTCTGCAAGCGCGGGGGGCAGCACGACGCCTGGTTACGGAAACGGACGTCAAAGACGCCGTGGACGCGCCACCCCAGACAACCAGGGCAAAGTTGCGGGGTGACTTTGTTCGCCGCGCCCAGGAGCTGGGCCGCGACTACACCGTTGACTGGGTGCACCTGAAGCTCAACGACCGGGCGCACCAGACCATTCTCTGCAAGGATCCGTTCCGTAGCGTTGACGAGCGGGTGGATGCACTGCTGGACTCCATGGGCTGACCGGCTCTATAAGCTGGCTCCCAGCTTCGCGGGCTATTCTGGATAGTGGTCTCTTTCCAAGAGCCGCACTGCTTGGATGCGCAACGCGCCTTTCCGAGTGTCCCTTGCCCCGACGAAAGTGTCTTTTTTGTGCGCCGACTCCTAGCAATTCTCCTTCCTGCCCTGTTGCTCATCACCGCGTGCGGAGGAAGCACTCCGGCCGCCGAGCCCACCAGCCAGTCTGCCGGTGACACCTCAAAGCTCGACTCCGTGAAAGTGACGGACAACGGCGACAAAGCACCCGGCGTTGAATTCTCCAAGCCCCTCACCGTGACTGAACCAACCATCAAGATGGTTGTCGAAGGCGATGGTGAGCGCGTGAAGGCCGGACAAACAGCCGAGCTGATGTACCTTGCCGTGGACGGCAATGACGGCAAGACAGTGGAAGATGCCTACGCCAACGGCCCCCAGCCAATCGAACTGACCGACGAATTGAAGACCGGCAACGAGCAAATCTATAACGCGATTGTCGGAGCCAAGGTTGGGTCCCAAATCGCTTTTGCGGCACCTGGCAATGCCACAGCATCTGCCCCCGCCTCCACGCAGTTGGTCGTCTTTAAGCTGGTCTCAGCGAAGGACCCCGCACCGGTACTGGAGAAGCCCGAAGGCGAGACAGTTACTCCTCCGGCAGGGCTCCCCACCGTGAAGGAAGACGAC
This genomic window contains:
- the pafA gene encoding Pup--protein ligase; this encodes MDKRIFGIETEFGISYSSPDSRPLAPEEVARYLFRKVVSWGRSSNVFLTNGSRLYLDVGSHPEYATAECDDLAQLIAHDRAGELILDDLVDEAQARLAAEGFNGTVYLFKNNTDSAGNSYGSHENYLIPRRGEFSRLAEILIPFLVTRQLIAGAGKVLKTPHGATFAFSQRADHIWEGVSSATTRSRPIINTRDEPHADAEFYRRLHVIVGDSNMSETSALLKVGTVDLILRMIEAGVIMRDMRMENPIRSIREISHDLTGRALVRLANGRQLTALDIQREYLTKVTEFVATNGAHNAHVPLILDLWKRTLDAIESGDTSTIDTEVDWAIKKKLMDGYMNRHDLSLDSPRIAQLDLTYHDISRQRGIFFLLQARGAARRLVTETDVKDAVDAPPQTTRAKLRGDFVRRAQELGRDYTVDWVHLKLNDRAHQTILCKDPFRSVDERVDALLDSMG
- the prcA gene encoding proteasome subunit alpha; translated protein: MTQQFYVSPEQLMKDRADFARKGIARGRSVVVISCADGIALIAENPSPSLHKIGEIYDKIAFAAVGKYNEFESLRQAGVRYADVRGYSYDREDVTARGLASVYAQSLGAVFTAEQKPFEVELAVAEVGLAQEQDHLYRLTFDGSIADENGFVVMGGLADQISDVVSGDWDPELSLAGAMRLALRALAADKEADALPATAVEAAVLYRASESHRGSRRAFRRLLPEDMTLLLAEEA
- a CDS encoding FKBP-type peptidyl-prolyl cis-trans isomerase, translated to MRRLLAILLPALLLITACGGSTPAAEPTSQSAGDTSKLDSVKVTDNGDKAPGVEFSKPLTVTEPTIKMVVEGDGERVKAGQTAELMYLAVDGNDGKTVEDAYANGPQPIELTDELKTGNEQIYNAIVGAKVGSQIAFAAPGNATASAPASTQLVVFKLVSAKDPAPVLEKPEGETVTPPAGLPTVKEDDKGIPQISVEGVAAPKELIAQDLIKGTGAAVKASDTLTVNYVGVTLAGGTKFDSSYDRGESTSFPLTGVIKGWTQGLEGKTVGSRVLLVIPQDLAYGEAGQGEAKGDLVFVVDILGVK